Proteins from a genomic interval of Thamnophis elegans isolate rThaEle1 chromosome 2, rThaEle1.pri, whole genome shotgun sequence:
- the LOC116503784 gene encoding zinc finger protein 180-like, protein MEKPYKCGDCGKSFIRNSHLLRHKTTHTEEKLFECPDCGKRLSDNSSLVKHQKTHTGQKPFECTICGKSFSKNFSLVTHQRTHTGEKPFECPDCGKCFSWNSNLVRHQRTHTGEKPFECPLCGKSFSDNYSLVTHQRTHTGEEPIECPICGKSFYKNFNLVTHQRTHTGEKPFECPICGKSFCQNSDLVRHQRTHTREKPFKCPDCGKGFSQSISLRKHQMTHTGEKPFECPICEKTFNQNSNLVTHQMTHTGEKPFECPICGKTFNKNCNLVRHQRTHT, encoded by the coding sequence ATGGAGAAACCTTATAAGTGtggagattgtgggaaaagtttcattagAAATTCCCACCTCCTGAGACACAAGACCACACACACAGAAGAGAAACTCTTTGAATGTCCGGACTGTGGGAAAAGATTGAGTGATAATTCCAGCCTCGTCAAACACCAAAAGACTCACACAGGacagaaaccttttgaatgtactatctgtgggaaaagctttagcaaAAATTTcagtctggtgacacaccagaggactcacacaggagagaaaccctttgaatgtcctgactgtgggaaatgtttcagttggAATTCCAATCTGGtaagacaccagaggactcatacaggagagaaaccctttgaatgtccgctttgtgggaaaagttttagtgatAATtacagcctggtgacacaccagaggactcacacaggagaggaacccattgaatgtcctatctgtgggaaaagtttttaCAAAAATTTCAATcttgtgacacaccagaggactcacacaggagagaaaccctttgaatgtcctatctgtgggaaaagcttttgtCAGAATTCCgatctggtgagacaccagaggactcacacaagagagaaacccttcaaatgtcctgattgtggaaaaggttttagtcAGAGTATCAGCCTACGGAAACACCagatgactcacacaggagagaaaccctttgaatgtcctatctgtgagaAAACCTTTAAtcagaattccaatctggtgacacaccaaatgactcacacaggagagaaaccctttgaatgtcctatttgtgggaaaACCTTTAATAAGAATTGCaatctggtgagacaccagaggactcacacatga